In a genomic window of Scyliorhinus torazame isolate Kashiwa2021f chromosome 5, sScyTor2.1, whole genome shotgun sequence:
- the LOC140419733 gene encoding uncharacterized protein, whose protein sequence is MEKPWKCGDCGKGYSAPSKLEIHRRIHTGERPFACSVCGKGFGNLSHLLRHQRVHTGERPITCSQCGKGFSQLSILHSHQRVHTGERPFICSQCGKGFGNSSHLLRHQRIHTGERPFTCSQCGKGFSQLSILHSHQRVHTGERPFICSQCGKGFTRLFHLHTHQRVHTGERPFTCSQCGKGFTQLSILQNHQQVHAGERPFTCSQCGKGFTRLFHLHSHQRVHTGERPFTCSQCGKGFTWLSTLQSHQQIHTGERPFACSQCGKGFTQVSNLRRHQRVHTGERPFICSQCGKGFTRLSILQTHQRVHTGERPFTCSQCGKGFIDSSTLRKHQRVHTGERPFTCSQCGKGFTRLSILRKHQRVHTGEKPSTSQCETGLHVSSQLL, encoded by the coding sequence tgtgtgtgggaagggatttggtaATTTGTCCCACCTACTgagacaccagcgcgttcacactggggagaggccaatcacctgctctcagtgtgggaaaggattttctcagttatccatcctgcactcacaccagcgagttcacactggggagaggccattcatctgctctcagtgtgggaagggatttggtaATTCGTCCCACctactgagacaccagcgaattcacactggggagaggccattcacctgttctcagtgtgggaaaggattttctcagttatccatcctgcactcacaccagcgagttcacactggggagaggccattcatctgctctcagtgtgggaagggattcactcggttatttcacctgcacacacaccagcgagttcacactggggagaggccattcacctgctctcagtgtgggaagggattcacacagttatccatcctgcagaatcaccagcaagttcacgctggggagaggccattcacctgctctcagtgtgggaagggattcactcgcttaTTTCACCTGcactcacaccagcgagttcacactggggagaggccattcacctgctctcagtgtgggaagggattcacttggttatccaccctgcagtcacaccagcaaattcacactggggagaggccgttcgcctgctctcaatgtgggaaaggatttactcaagtatccaacctgcggagacatcagcgagttcacactggggagaggccattcatctgctctcagtgcgggaagggattcactcggttatctatcctgcagacacaccagcgagttcacactggggagaggccgttcacctgctctcagtgtgggaagggatttattgattcatccactctgcgcaaacaccagcgagttcacactggggagaggccattcacctgctctcagtgcgggaagggattcactcggttatctatcCTGcgcaaacaccagcgagttcacactggggagaagccgtccacctctcaatgtgagacgggattgcatgtttcatcgcAACTGCTGTGA